The nucleotide sequence TATATTTTCAGTACTCGGGTAATTCTTGAGATTCATCGGCACGCCGTTGACCATGACGAGCGTACCCCTGTCATAGCCGCGCAGCGTGATGCGGCCGGCAGCAAAGCCGAAATCCTGCCCTGCCTCGCCATAGGATGTACTCGTTGAGCCGATCTGCTGGTCGATCGCCTCGAATACGTTGCGATAGCCCGCTTTTTCAATATCCTTCGCTGTGATGATTGTCGTCGTCGCGGGCGTATCGAGATCACTCTTTCGCCTGCGCTGCGCCGTCACGAGCGTATCGGGCAGATCATGACCGCCGCTTTCTGCAGTTTCCGCACTTTGTTCCTGCACCTGCGTCGTTTTCGCTGCCGCCTTTCCTGCCGCCGCATTTTCCGCCGCATACGCCTCGCCTGCAAAGCTCACGCCCGCGATTGCCGCAAGCACCGCCCATGTCAGATGTTTCTTGCCTTTCATCTACATCACCCTTTCCCAAAATAAAGCGCCCCTCCTGCAAAGCAGAAAAGGCGCATAAGGGCGGTGCAAAAAATTCCCGGCAGTTTCGCCGGGAGGATTGCGTTCGTGCAACCGAAGAAACGCCAAACGGCGCTTCCTTAATCCCCTTCCCATCACTCGCAGGTCAAATGGCGATTGTCCATCAGGCAGTTCTCCTGGCTCCAGCTCATCGCGCACCTGCGCCTTCCCAGGGCATTGCCCCAGTGACATTCCTTGCAGGCTGGCTCGCTGTTACAGTGGCGGGACCGCTCCGGCTTCTACCGGATTCCCTATTAAGTCTTACGACACCTGATCCAACGATATAAAATTTCTATAACAGGATAACACTGATTTATCCCTATGTCAAGAAAATAAATTCTATAGGAATCATTCTTATTATGGAAATTTCTCTATTCAACATAGTGGCTGAAACTGCCGATGACGAGTTGCGGAAACTCCCTCTTGAGCCGTTCCAAAAACTCTCTAGCGCCGACCGCCTCGCCCTGCGCTTCGGGCATAATTTCAAGGAAGGCGTCGGGATCGACATTGAGGTTGCGCACCTGCACCATGTTGACGGGCAATTCGCAAAAGAAGCCGCGCCACGCTTCGAGTTCTTCGGCGCGGTCATTAAAGCCCGGGAAGAAGAGCATATTGAGCGACACATATACGCCGTGCGAAAGCGCGTAGCGGATCGACTCCTTGACGTCGGCGAGCGTGTAATTGCTGCGGTAGTACGCCGCATAGCTCTCCTCGATGGCGCTGATGATGCTCACACGCATGGAGTCAAGACCGGCATCGACGATCTTTCGGATGCCCTCAGTATAGCCGGCATTCGTGTTGATGTTGATCTGCCCGCGCTTCGTCTCAGCGCGAATCAGGCGCTCGGCTGCCGCAATCGCATCCGCCGCAAGCGATGGCTCGCCCTCGCAGCCCTGTCCGAAGCTCACGATGGCGTCGGGCGCAGTCGAAAGGTGGTAGATGCCGACCTGCGCGATCTCCTCGGGCGTCGGGCGGAACGCGATGCGGCTCTGCGGCGAAGGACAGCACTCGGCGGGCTGCAGGGAGATGCAGCCGAAGCAGTTCGCGTTGCAGACAGGCGACGTCGGTATGCCCGCTTCCCAGCGACGGTAAAAGAGATTCTGCGCCGTGCAGCAGTGCCACTTCAAGGAGCAGCCCGCCACCTGCTCGACGATGCGGTTGCCCGGCAGATCCTTCTCGACGCGGCGCACGAGTTTCTTGAGCTCTCGCGTGTTGTAGTATACGGGATCCCACTTCGTATTCTCATCCGTATAGAGAGCCGCCGCATAGAGATCATCCTTATAGAGCACGACAGCCGTATAACCGTAGAGAGCGAGCCTTTCAGCCCCTTCCTCTCGCTGAAAGGCAGGAAGAAAGAGTCTCGTGTAGCCTGCAGGCAGGATGGCGGCGACGGCGCGTCCCGCCAGAGGCAGCATTTCGCCAGTCGCCGTCATTCCCATCGCCGCGCGATCGGGCAGGAACATCAAGTCCGCCGACTCGGGCAGCGGAATGAGATCGGCAGGAGTAAGCGGCAAGAGCGTATTGCCCGAGCGCCCCAGTCCCGCGATGCCCGGCGCATCGAAGATCGCCCCATCCTCATCGGCGTAAAGCGCACGTATTTCCGCCTTCATGCTTCGCCCTCCTGCCTCTCGGCCTGCGGTACAGCGCTGCTTTTCTCCGCGCTTTCCCTCTCCTGCGCTTCCTGCTTTGCCGCCTTCTTCCTGCGCGGGTTGTAGCGGTTCATCGCCATGTCGATGCCATCCGTCACGATGCACTCGACGGCGGGCAATAAATAAGAAATCGCCTCTTGAATCTTCGGCGCGTCGTCTGCGGGAAACGGCGCAAGCACATGCTTGACGACCGTCCAACCGGGCAAGGGTCGCCCGATGCCAATGCGCACGCGCGAGAAGTCCTCCGAACCGATGTGCGCGAGAAGCGACTTGATGCCGTTATGACCGCCCGCGCTTCCCTTGCGCCGCAGACGAATCGTGCCCGCTGCGATGTCCATGTCGTCGTGCGCGACGATCAAATCCTCAGGAGCGAGCTTGTACCAATCGAGCAGAGGGCCTACCGCGCGTCCGCTCTCATTCATATAGGTCAAAGGCTTGACGAGCAGCACCTTCTGTGCGCCGATGCGCCCTTCGGCTGTAAGCGCGTTGAACTTCTCACGCCAAGCATCGACACCAAGTCTTTCAGCCAAGGCGTCGACAAGCATAAATCCGACATTGTGCTTCGTACGTGCATACTCCGCCCCAGGATTTCCGAGGCCGGCAATGATCTTCATCGTATTCCTCCGAATGTTTCTAAAGGAATCGCTGATAAAATGAAGTTGCCCAGATTTGCACAGATACGCTGTTCCTGTCTAGGAGACAAACCGCAGGCGTAGCAGTGGCTACGTCGAGGATTTGTCGACGACGAGAGGACAGTGTAGATGTGTGAAGATGGGTAGCTGAATTTATCAGTGCTTCCTTAAACCTCGCCGCAAAACGCTGCGGCAAGTCTGCTACCACGATTCTACCGTATGAAATGCGCCTTGTCAAAACAACCTTTGCGCACGAGGAAAAAAGCGGGTAGAATAAAGGAAGCGCTGATAAATAAGGTCGCGCAGATGTGTGAAGATGGGCGGCTGAATTTATCAGTGATTCCTATAGAAAATGCAAGGAGGAAAATCATCATGAATCATCATCTAGAAGAAGCAAAACTTCTACGACAGGAGCCGGGCGGCCGTCACTACAACTGTGCGCAGTCGCTCCTCGTGCCCTTTGTTGCCGAAATCGGCATGGAAAAAGAAGAAGCCGACGCTCTCGGCGCGTTCTTCGGCGCGGGCATGATGCACGGATCCGCCTGCGGCACGCTGACCGCCGCGCTGATGATCCTCGGCAAAGCGGGCAAGGATAAGGAAACGGCGAAGAAGCTTGTTGACGACTTCCTCGCCGCCCACGGCACGACGGACTGCCGATGTCTTCTCGCCGCCGCAGAAGAAAAAGGCATTGCACGCAAAGAAAACTGTGACGGACTTGTTTTTGACATGTGCCAAAAGCTTGCGGCACTTCTGACTGAAACAAAGTGACCCTATGCCGCTCATCCGTATCACAGCGCAGCACCATGACCAGAGGAGACTTCGATGGCAAAAAGACCGCAGGAAAACATCTTGAAAAACATAGAAACGCTCGACGAGATCGCCGAGCCTCTCTTGCGCTGGTTTCATAGCGAAAAACGCGCACTGCCGTGGCGTGAGGAGCCTACACCGTACCGCGTGTGGGTGTCCGAGATCATGCTGCAGCAGACGCGCGTCGAGGCGGTCAAACCATACTTCGAACGCTTCGTCGCCGCGCTGCCCGACGTACGCGCTCTCGCCCGAGCTGATGAAAACACGCTGATGAAACTATGGGAAGGTCTCGGCTACTACAGCCGCGCGCGCCATCTGCAATCTGCCGCGCGTCTCATCTGCAGCGACCATGGCGGCGAGATCCCCGCGCACTTCGACGGCCTGCTCGCTTTGCCCGGCATAGGCCGCTACACAGCAGGTGCCGTCGCCTCCATCGCCTTCGGCGAGCGCCGTCCCGCCGTCGACGGCAACGTGCTGCGCGTCATCATGCGCCTCCTCGCCTGCCCGGCCGACATCTTGAAAGAGAGTACGAAGCGCGCTGTCGAGGAAGCACTGATCGCTCGCCTGCCCGAAGATGCCGGAAACTTCAACCAAGCCTTGATGGAGCTCGGCGCCCTCATCTGTCTGCCGCGCGGCGCAGCGCACTGTCCCTCCTGTCCGCTTGAACGCCTATGCCTCGCCAAGGAAGCCAATCTGCAGGCGGAATTGCCCCAAAAAACGCCGCCCAAAAGGCGGCGCACGGAAAAACTCACGATCTTCCTGCTGGCGAAAAACGATAAAATAGCCCTCGAAAAGCGTCCCGCACAAGGACTTCTCGCGGGGCTTTGGGGCTTCCCTGCCATGGAAGGACACCTCAAAAAGAAAGAAGCGGAGGAGGCGCTACAAGCCATCGGCCTTATCCCCGCAAAACTTCACGCACTCCCCGCCGCACAGCACATCTTCTCCCATATCACATGGCAAATGGTCGGTTGGCGCGTCGAACTGGCCGAGCCTTTGAGCAAAGGCGGGACGTCTGTTCCGACATCCGCACCTGCTTCAAGCGAAAGCACCACCCCAAATGCACAGCCTAAGCGCTTGCTGCTTCAAGAAGCTGCCTCCCCCTACGACATTCAGAAAAAAACGCCGCCCCTCCTCTGGGCGACAGCGCGGGAGATCGCCGACACATACAGCGTGCCCGCCGCCTACCGCAGCTATTTCCCGTATATCCGATCATCGGTTGAGCTGCCCTAAGCCATTGCTCGAAACTTCAGCGGCAATCTACCTCGTAAAAGTGACAGGAGAATAAAAAGCGCTCTCTCCCGCGCTCTTTTTCTCCTGCATCTCAATCCCACGATTCCACAAATTTCAAAGCGCGCTCATAGTCGCCGTACGTATCAATATCGCAAACACGAATCTTGATGCCCGGCAGAGGAAGATGCGGCTCAAGCTGGTTGTATACATTCCCTGAAGTATAGGCGATGTGCTCCCGCTTCAAACAGCACGGACCCGTCCATTCATAGTCTCCCGACTCCCGCGAAAAGGACAAGACCTCACCGCGCTCATTGACGCGCACGAAGATGGCGTCATCCGACATCTGATCCGCATAGGCGATCCATTCGCCCTCTGCACTCCAAAGCTTCTTCATATCGTCAGGATGCACGAGAAGATCGCCGTCATACTCCAATGCGTAAGCATTGCCGTCCCTCGCCCCCAAGCAGTAACTCGCCCCCGTCTTCGTTTCAAAATAACTGTGATTGAATACAAAGATCGCATCGGGACGATATTGACGAACCTCTTCGATAACGTCATGCGCCCCGAAACCGACGACGACACGGATATCCTCCGCCTCTTGGAAAAGCTCCAACTGCCAGCGGATCAAGGATTTCCCGTGGATGTTGATCAGAGCCTTCGTCGTCCCCAGCCCCAAACGCGAGCCGATGCCCGCGCAGCTTATAACAACTGATTTAGCTGCCTGCATAATGCCACCTCATTCAACACGAGATAATCCGCCACGGAAATGACACTCGCCGTCGGTGCATGCGTAAGCCCCGAGGCGATGGCGACATCGGCAGCGCGCATCGCCTCAACGTCGTTGTTGCCGTCGCCGATGAAAACGACACGATGCCCCTCGGCGCGATACTTTTCGACGACGCTCTCCTTCTTGAGGATATCTGTGAGCTTGACTACCTGATTATTCTCAATCTGCCCCTCAGAGCAATAGACCTCACAGCCCAGCCGCTCGACGAGCTTCGCGACCCAGCACGAAAGATTTCCCGTGGCGATGGCGCAGTTCTCACGATGCCGACGAATGAAGTCCGCTACCTCCTCATGGAGAGCCACATCCGCCAAAAGCACGTTGATTTCATCAATCGGCAGTTTTCCCAAGATAAAGACGCGGCGAATGAACGATTCGACGAAGGGAATATGCCCCATGACCGTCTGCTTCGTGAGCTTTTCAATCTCTTCTTCCACAGAGAAATGCTTGGCGATGATGGGAAGCGTTTCTTCCTTTGTGACCGTCCCGTCGAGGTCGAAGATAAATTTCGTCATGATTCAAACTCCAATCGCATGCACGATGTCGTCATAAATGAACTGCATCGCCGATTTGCCGTGATCGTCGGCATAGTCAAGAACTTGCCGGAAGAAATTCTCCCGTGTCTCTCTCAGCGGATCGCTTTCCAGCAGCACGTCAAGAAAGTGCTCGACAGAAGCGGAGTCCGTTCCTGCCACACGATAGAGGACGGAAGCGATCGTCTCGCCAAACTCGTTGAAGCGTTCACCCTCACGCGTGAGGAACAACGCGGGCTTGTGAACGTACAAATACTCTGCCATAAACGATACGCTGTCGAGAATCATCGCATCCGAACTTGCAAAATACGCTAGATACTCGCCCATCACCACCTCAGCGTTCGGCAAAGCGTCCCAAGCGCGGCAATATGCGTCGTACTCTTCCCATCGTCCGCTATAATGATTTCAAAAGAACAATTTTTCTGCCGCAGAATAGATTCCAACGTCAATCCCAGCTCTGTGTAATCGGGCTTGTACGTCGTGATGCAAACGGAAACAAGGAAAGGATATGTCTTCATTGACAAACACTCCGCCTCCTCTCATCAGCTTCTTCCATGTTAATCCATTGTACTTGGAAAAGCAAGCGACCATACGAAAAAGGAAATTATGCAATTTGCTATTGCAATCAAGCAAGTCCACAAGAATCTGCATCCATAGCGACGATTTCGTAAAGCTGCCGTCCGATCCGATTCATGCAGCAGCTTCTCATCTTTGCAGGGAAAAGGAGGCTTTGCGCGAATAAGGAAAAGAGCAAAATTTTAGCGTGAAGTCCCAAGATGCCAAGCCGAAGGCGCAGTCCCATCGTCCGGGTTTATGCAAGGCGCGCAGTTACATGTTCAACACGAAGGCAGAAAGGTGGTTCCCATGCAATATAAATCTGTGATTTTCGACCTCGACGGCACGCTCATCGACTCCTTGGAGGATTTGGCGGACAGCGTGAACCTCATGCTGGAAAGCTACGGCTTTCCCACGCACGAGGTCGAAAAGTACCGTTATTTCGTCGGCAATGGCTCCATGAAGCTCATAGAGCGTACGTTGCCGAAAGAGCAAGCGGCCTCTGCCGAATTTGTCGAAGAAGCCCTCGCGAAATACAAGGCGATCTACAAGGAACATCTGCTCCGAAAGACACACCCCTATCAAGGCGTGCAAGAAATTCTTGCAGAGCTGAAGAAACGCCACATACCATTGGCAGTCTGCACGAACAAGCATAACGACGCGGCGCTGACCATCGTGAAGATGCTCTTCGGACAGAACACCTTCGACGAGGTGATCGGCGGCCGAATCGGTCATCCGAAGAAGCCCGATCCGAGTGTTCCTCTGGAGATTGCCGCAACTCTGGGAGCAAAGCCCGAAGAGGTCGCTTACTTGGGCGACACCTCGGTCGATATGGAAACCGCCGTACGCGCGAGATTCCTGCCCATCGGCGTTCTCTGGGGATTCCGTCCCGAGAAGGAGCTTATAGAAAGCGGCGCCAAGGTATTGCTCAAAAAACCGTCGGAACTCTTGGAGAAGGTGGACATTGACGCCTGCAGCGTTTGAGACGTGAATATTCGATGAAATCGAAGGAAAGAGAAGCGATGAAAAAAGAAATCCCCGTGCAGCAGGGAAAAAAATACGAAATCACCATCCAAACGCTCGGCACGAGCGGCGAGGGCGTGGGACGCGCAGCAGACTTCACCGTCTTCGTGCCTGACGCCCTGCCCGGCGAGCGCGTGCTCGCACGCATCGATGAGGTCAAGAAAACGTATGCACGCGGAAAACTTGTAGAGGTTTTGGAGAAAAGTCCTGAGCGCACAGAGCCTCCTTGTCCGATTTACGACTCATGCGGCGGCTGTCAGCTGCAGCACCTCTCCTACGGAGGGCAGCTGCACTGGAAGCGTCAGCAGGTCGTCGATGCAGTCGAGCGCATCGGAGGACTTTCCGGCATCGAGGTGCTGCCCGTTTTAGGTGCGAAAGAGCCGTGGCTCTACCGCAACAAGATGCAGTTTCCCGTAGGCAAAAAGCGCGGGAAAACCGTCATCGGCTGCTTTGCCAAAGGCTCGCATGACATCATCGACACGCGGGACTGTCGGATTCAAAAGGACGGCAACAACACCATCGTCAACGTCATGCGCGAGATTGTCGAGCGCCTGCACATTCCCGTCTACGATGAAGATCGCCACACGGGCGTCCTGCGCCACATCGTCGGCCGCATCGGAGAAAACGGCGAGGCCATGGTCGTCCTCGTCACGGCGACGAAGGATCTGCCCAAAGCAAAAGAAATCACGCGCCTTCTCAGAGAGCGCGTGCCGAATCTCAAGAGCGTGCAGCAGAATATCCAAACGTACCGCAACAATGTCATATTGGGGCGCGAAACGAAACTCCTCTGGGGAAAGCCGACGATTCCCGACCGCATCGGCAGACTGCGCTTTTCCATCTCGGCGCGATCTTTTTTTCAAGTCAATACGGAGCAAGCCGCCGTCCTCTACGAAAAGGCGCTTGAATACGCCGACCTCAGCGGCAAAGAGACCGTCATCGACGCCTACTGCGGTACGGGAACCATCACGCTCTTCCTGGCACAAAAAGCGCATCGCGTCTATGGCATCGAGATCGTCAAGCCGGCGATTGAGGACGCGAAGAAGAACGCACGCGACAATCACATAAAGAATGCCGCTTTCCTCGTCGGCGACGCCACAGAGCTCATGCCGCGCCTCTGTCACGAAAACATTCGTCCCCATGTCATCGTCGTCGATCCGCCGCGCGCCGGCTGTACGGAAACCGTTTTGAAAACCTTCGCCGGCATGCGCCCCGACCGCATTGTCTATGTGTCATGCAATCCCGCAACGCTGGCGAGAGATCTAGCGATTTTGGCAAAACTCGGATATTCGGCAAGGGAAATACAGCCGGTAGACATGTTCCCGCAAACCTCACATGTAGAAGCAGTCACAAAACTCATCCGAAACGACTTGCTGTAAAAAGGAGGGGCAGTGCATGAGTCAGA is from Selenomonas sputigena ATCC 35185 and encodes:
- a CDS encoding radical SAM protein produces the protein MKAEIRALYADEDGAIFDAPGIAGLGRSGNTLLPLTPADLIPLPESADLMFLPDRAAMGMTATGEMLPLAGRAVAAILPAGYTRLFLPAFQREEGAERLALYGYTAVVLYKDDLYAAALYTDENTKWDPVYYNTRELKKLVRRVEKDLPGNRIVEQVAGCSLKWHCCTAQNLFYRRWEAGIPTSPVCNANCFGCISLQPAECCPSPQSRIAFRPTPEEIAQVGIYHLSTAPDAIVSFGQGCEGEPSLAADAIAAAERLIRAETKRGQININTNAGYTEGIRKIVDAGLDSMRVSIISAIEESYAAYYRSNYTLADVKESIRYALSHGVYVSLNMLFFPGFNDRAEELEAWRGFFCELPVNMVQVRNLNVDPDAFLEIMPEAQGEAVGAREFLERLKREFPQLVIGSFSHYVE
- a CDS encoding NTP transferase domain-containing protein, which codes for MQAAKSVVISCAGIGSRLGLGTTKALINIHGKSLIRWQLELFQEAEDIRVVVGFGAHDVIEEVRQYRPDAIFVFNHSYFETKTGASYCLGARDGNAYALEYDGDLLVHPDDMKKLWSAEGEWIAYADQMSDDAIFVRVNERGEVLSFSRESGDYEWTGPCCLKREHIAYTSGNVYNQLEPHLPLPGIKIRVCDIDTYGDYERALKFVESWD
- a CDS encoding C-GCAxxG-C-C family protein, which translates into the protein MNHHLEEAKLLRQEPGGRHYNCAQSLLVPFVAEIGMEKEEADALGAFFGAGMMHGSACGTLTAALMILGKAGKDKETAKKLVDDFLAAHGTTDCRCLLAAAEEKGIARKENCDGLVFDMCQKLAALLTETK
- the rlmD gene encoding 23S rRNA (uracil(1939)-C(5))-methyltransferase RlmD, whose protein sequence is MKKEIPVQQGKKYEITIQTLGTSGEGVGRAADFTVFVPDALPGERVLARIDEVKKTYARGKLVEVLEKSPERTEPPCPIYDSCGGCQLQHLSYGGQLHWKRQQVVDAVERIGGLSGIEVLPVLGAKEPWLYRNKMQFPVGKKRGKTVIGCFAKGSHDIIDTRDCRIQKDGNNTIVNVMREIVERLHIPVYDEDRHTGVLRHIVGRIGENGEAMVVLVTATKDLPKAKEITRLLRERVPNLKSVQQNIQTYRNNVILGRETKLLWGKPTIPDRIGRLRFSISARSFFQVNTEQAAVLYEKALEYADLSGKETVIDAYCGTGTITLFLAQKAHRVYGIEIVKPAIEDAKKNARDNHIKNAAFLVGDATELMPRLCHENIRPHVIVVDPPRAGCTETVLKTFAGMRPDRIVYVSCNPATLARDLAILAKLGYSAREIQPVDMFPQTSHVEAVTKLIRNDLL
- the pth gene encoding aminoacyl-tRNA hydrolase, whose amino-acid sequence is MKIIAGLGNPGAEYARTKHNVGFMLVDALAERLGVDAWREKFNALTAEGRIGAQKVLLVKPLTYMNESGRAVGPLLDWYKLAPEDLIVAHDDMDIAAGTIRLRRKGSAGGHNGIKSLLAHIGSEDFSRVRIGIGRPLPGWTVVKHVLAPFPADDAPKIQEAISYLLPAVECIVTDGIDMAMNRYNPRRKKAAKQEAQERESAEKSSAVPQAERQEGEA
- the mutY gene encoding A/G-specific adenine glycosylase, which translates into the protein MAKRPQENILKNIETLDEIAEPLLRWFHSEKRALPWREEPTPYRVWVSEIMLQQTRVEAVKPYFERFVAALPDVRALARADENTLMKLWEGLGYYSRARHLQSAARLICSDHGGEIPAHFDGLLALPGIGRYTAGAVASIAFGERRPAVDGNVLRVIMRLLACPADILKESTKRAVEEALIARLPEDAGNFNQALMELGALICLPRGAAHCPSCPLERLCLAKEANLQAELPQKTPPKRRRTEKLTIFLLAKNDKIALEKRPAQGLLAGLWGFPAMEGHLKKKEAEEALQAIGLIPAKLHALPAAQHIFSHITWQMVGWRVELAEPLSKGGTSVPTSAPASSESTTPNAQPKRLLLQEAASPYDIQKKTPPLLWATAREIADTYSVPAAYRSYFPYIRSSVELP
- a CDS encoding HAD family hydrolase, producing MQYKSVIFDLDGTLIDSLEDLADSVNLMLESYGFPTHEVEKYRYFVGNGSMKLIERTLPKEQAASAEFVEEALAKYKAIYKEHLLRKTHPYQGVQEILAELKKRHIPLAVCTNKHNDAALTIVKMLFGQNTFDEVIGGRIGHPKKPDPSVPLEIAATLGAKPEEVAYLGDTSVDMETAVRARFLPIGVLWGFRPEKELIESGAKVLLKKPSELLEKVDIDACSV
- a CDS encoding glycosyltransferase, with amino-acid sequence MKTYPFLVSVCITTYKPDYTELGLTLESILRQKNCSFEIIIADDGKSTTHIAALGTLCRTLRW
- a CDS encoding HAD-IB family phosphatase; this translates as MTKFIFDLDGTVTKEETLPIIAKHFSVEEEIEKLTKQTVMGHIPFVESFIRRVFILGKLPIDEINVLLADVALHEEVADFIRRHRENCAIATGNLSCWVAKLVERLGCEVYCSEGQIENNQVVKLTDILKKESVVEKYRAEGHRVVFIGDGNNDVEAMRAADVAIASGLTHAPTASVISVADYLVLNEVALCRQLNQLL